Proteins from a single region of Candidatus Wallbacteria bacterium:
- a CDS encoding C25 family cysteine peptidase yields the protein MNFSKFKGDFIIKKKYAILALILSTIWGICFFCSPKVEQENPLPVTSQESANLSIDHTFWIKGQKENHTLQDFNLTSVFYNKSLDALLVRSIQPADQIIPLLAASGSKMEKDFPVKAAGRAVAGNAWIYQLCNLSTCEAKNEVIVAVLDTGYTGQNEVINGYNYLEMSSDFSDHNGHGSEVANLALSFTSQAKLMPLKVLNDDGIGSMSAVINAIVHAADHGAKLINISLGGYHDSDLLEAAVNYARSKNCAVIAACGNDSSSRPFYPAACSGALAISAVNPDLSRAGYSNFGEYIDFCAPGSYIMTVDHNRQIIRATGTSYAAPVFAGILAAGLEQGKIAGITEIELAGLCLDLGEAGKDSYFGHGLLKLPAEDKSSAVEDIQASGEVNNNSGNQPSILPPPASNYLTVSRSYELTVPQPTVAQINGQEIVEIAEFGSLLEVNHPQLPYRVFFYEVPAAAGSIEVTVESESSYVFERIENIRITPKPISGDQQASTPVMDPLLPPVYPETPYKFIGIQNIGWHKIAAVALMPVQYEKETKNLIFHPGFRIKISYSDAAAAMQSSSRPFNQNLEDTASELIQNYGEIKFDYQKQGISGYKYLIITTNALKSYLQPLADWKTKKGQKAIIKTIEEIGAGTPDEIRTCISDYYNGGNGISWVLLAGDYNVVPMKTIVAACDSDTVPTDYFYAKVTGTWDANGNNSLGWVPEVYVGRLSASSTSDMQTLVNNILNYEKSPPAGTWTSRVVLAAAFSNHNQDTTGSNTQGMPKTDEGTMMERMIADGFFSGLTYVRLYQHGDDAGLVPSTLTHEIDLTETNFVSAVSTGEVFIGWAGHGGNNCVVYRKWVSDTDGDNLEEASGNGDIYESEDHFFYTTTDNPSNGSKKPLVYADSCNTGAFDWSSGDCLGEAVIKKLGIGFVGASRISYYSPGWSQPSNGYNQTHEYYFTREFLNQGKYQPGKMLYDSKVYYSTNITVDNYSKKNFHVYNLLGDPEIPIWTAAPGTLTVSKTPSTLYSGSPQKLTVEVTGSGAVSGALVCLLKGTDGAEVYLTASTNASGLATFEITAAASGTVSVTVTKHNYIPSETIVVVNPNSPPGTFDLQTPNNNQTTRTPAIDWQDSIDPEDTVTYNLYIDDSSNFTSINVTKTGLTSSSYNVLSGDGLVENKTYYYKVKALDGKGGETWCNQAYFTFTVNEANENPAAFSLSGPASGSIITTTGTLSWLAAVDPDPFDSVTYELIIDNNSNFTTPELTKTNLAGNSYTIQTGEIGDNTVYYWKVIAHDAHGGQTTSNQTGWHFTVNNANDPPGAFSLSTPPSGGTITTTGTLSWEVALDPDPGDNVTYELIIDDNSNFGSPELTGTNLSAVSYTILTGAISDNTTYYWKVIARDSHGAQRTSTQTGWYFHANNANEPPAAFNLCSPASGTTITTIGKLSWEVAIDPDPGDSLTYELMIDNNSDFLTPELTKASLSGNSYTLQSGEITGNYTYYWKVIAHDSHGSQVTSTQTGWYFFANTPPNQFNLSGPASGSTITTTCTLSWEVTLDPDPGDSVTYELIIDNNSSFASPEFSKINLSAVSYTLNSGEISDNTVYYWKVIAHDAHGGQTSSTQTWYFIANNANDPPAAFNLKSPASGSTIAANGTLSWEVTLDPDPGDNVTYELIIDDNSSFASPELIKTNLSACSYILHTGEISDSTVFYWKVIAHDAHASQSTSTQTSWHFDIIDNDILPPVISNLHVTEYHGDSDEIIEKDEQYKISWSLTDETGIGGTTCKVDGSAKTLAGNYYVVENAAAVGLHAFTIDAADSDNSPATAETSAGTFEILAAYPSVVSVFPADGSTEVPLNSGINVAFDEPILQSSISSTSFAVKDSDQLTVSGQYTYTSAENKIIFIPQNPLKNLVTYTVTLIAGAYGLKDTKNDPIAEQSGFSFITITDTIKPSSFITAPLSNSTLRGLVNISGTASDTNFKNYNLYFGAGAEPLSWILLKGPITSPLQNELIYVWDTAGKNGSYEIKLAVLDNFTNECIATAEVFLDNTDPYINITSPNGGNAFTTTDTAAILSGTAGDAGVGLNLITINSDSTNEGTLNDWHFHVALNIGENIFKITALDFLSNCGSAEIIINRKNPVTSIDFGTSELYAQPGGQVNLNLISVTGTYLDNSKKPATSFCWAAQSGSVVGNIYEAPLSGRDTLECRCTEDGGTVTKQLPVEVNDPPGAFSLVSPDTGNNLTLEATLTWAASTDQDHNDHVSYQLLISENSGFTTTRLDKRIDGTSCTLQPGDLEDSHTYYWKVIANDSRGLSIQSRQVFTFYTLVSLTALVPSKSSIAVIPDLHYDLRKIKVKALFSNLTSIEVALPAWNVRAGSGEVSWPVFTAPHSTGNSVLACVYQYNSVEKSVEVPVNICLDSHWEITTVDSANNSARWSSVRLDQTGNPHISYCDSVNNDLKYAYYDGTWQITTLDSSGNLGGYYTSLALSNSGQPHLSYFDGTNYDLKYAYYDGTWHITTLDSKGIVGSYSSIALDSSGNPHISYSDNTNAHLKYAYFDGTWQIATADGSSGVGSYSSLALDSSGQPHISYYDNINADLKYAYFNGTWHVTAVDSAGNVGTYSSIALNSSGQPRISYYDSTNADLKYAYYDGTWHISTVDSTGDVGSYSSIALNSSGQPQISYYDSTNADLKYAYFDGQWFITTIDSFGNVGSDTSITLTAAGQPCISYSDFTNLHLKYADWVPSDAQIIKSISLSSSEIWLTAGERFNLENVSVRALYTNRATGEIEIPLWSIKSGNGTIDGTEYIAPGVNGNALLTCQSVEDGITKEADLTLHMARQLGSISLSVSEIKVLADSTYNLSSIRTVASFANGITAEVTPTWNLKSGGGILSGTVFTAPSTAGTGELTCTYCENGVTKISGLAISTRLAQLLTCITLSPSSVTVVTGTCYSLSNISVTAAYSNGTTGEISPVWSLARGSGDVSGNLFTTAVSTGETVLRCRYGELGITKETELNLHIVRQLGSISLSPDWIGVESKGTYNLSSIKAIAVYTNGTTSEAFGKTWAVKSGGGSISGSTYTAPEGGNPVLTCSYSENLITASQDLTVNLIPVISISLNVAAATVIITDTFNLGIIKTIATYADGGTSEVDGISWTVKGGDGTLIENSFTASMILGTTELTATYFSNGTTFSADLMIIIKAGDSWESDNDYSHASLISSGTVSSHHSIKPSGDRDWVKFHIQNNAKTVEIFTTGEAGGDTSIQLYSDPNASAIAASDDLSLTNHYSRIIRNNLPAGIYYLQVKGFGTAEIEDYSIVLNLIEGTVTNTPPSILEISETGSSGEITISYLLKDNESDVCTLAVDFSLDCGLTWTPCAVGNSGNLNGLATSKTGVEHSFIWSSTPNFHSNQSSVLLRLLANDGRNDSFYAQYDAGQINNAAQAFSVNGTVTSGSSAQITIWQNGLKLMEGAVDVNGSYSFNGLGNGNYKIIVFKDGYYPGSREVTVSGASVSGLTVTLPAIPPVTLSNIVMVVYGNAATDRDGDGVSEPVTTGDVITAKDPGGGICAKFIVTESGKYGTMNIYGDSTATPSIDEGCQNGDLVQFYINNSLVIQTTSFAAGQVVKLDLEYLNTITSSIALKQGWNLISFGIQPISPTIEVIFSNLPSMKYVMGFFRIPQDEGAEGFRTYMNLEGLKDFSTLKRMDGYHGYWVYMNNDSTLTVTGNAINDGSERNLSSGWNLAGYWMNGSNPVPASQTQSGTVIDCIFNSTPITGKARFIMGFYRNTIDGEGEGFRTFMNNSAIEFSTLKNLDPHCGYWIYMESDGILKYSYRSN from the coding sequence TTGAATTTCAGTAAATTCAAAGGTGATTTTATTATTAAAAAGAAATATGCAATTCTTGCTCTGATACTGTCGACGATCTGGGGAATTTGTTTTTTCTGCAGCCCTAAAGTTGAGCAGGAAAACCCTCTTCCAGTTACCAGCCAGGAATCCGCCAACTTATCAATTGACCATACTTTCTGGATAAAAGGCCAAAAAGAAAATCACACCTTACAGGATTTTAATCTGACATCAGTTTTTTACAACAAATCACTTGATGCACTGCTTGTCAGGAGCATCCAACCTGCTGATCAGATTATCCCTCTGCTTGCAGCTTCAGGGAGCAAGATGGAAAAGGATTTCCCGGTCAAGGCAGCCGGGAGAGCTGTTGCCGGAAATGCCTGGATCTATCAATTGTGCAATCTTTCAACCTGTGAAGCGAAGAATGAGGTCATCGTCGCAGTGCTGGATACCGGTTACACCGGACAGAATGAAGTCATCAACGGATATAATTACCTGGAAATGTCCAGCGACTTTTCAGATCATAACGGGCATGGCAGTGAAGTCGCCAACCTGGCGTTATCGTTTACCAGTCAAGCCAAACTGATGCCTCTGAAAGTACTGAATGACGATGGCATAGGCTCAATGTCTGCAGTGATCAACGCAATTGTGCATGCTGCAGACCATGGAGCAAAATTGATCAACATCTCTCTTGGCGGCTATCATGACAGCGATCTGCTGGAAGCTGCGGTCAATTATGCCAGATCAAAAAACTGCGCAGTGATTGCCGCCTGCGGCAATGATTCAAGCAGCAGGCCTTTCTATCCTGCAGCCTGCAGCGGAGCTTTGGCAATTTCAGCGGTCAATCCTGATCTCAGCAGAGCCGGTTATTCCAATTTCGGTGAATACATCGATTTCTGTGCTCCAGGCTCTTACATCATGACAGTCGATCACAACCGGCAGATCATAAGAGCCACAGGCACTTCCTACGCAGCTCCGGTATTTGCAGGAATTCTGGCTGCCGGGCTTGAACAGGGGAAGATAGCAGGCATTACTGAAATTGAGCTGGCAGGATTGTGCCTGGATCTTGGCGAAGCCGGCAAAGACAGCTATTTCGGACATGGACTGCTCAAACTGCCTGCTGAGGATAAAAGCTCTGCTGTTGAAGACATTCAAGCATCTGGTGAAGTGAACAACAATTCCGGCAATCAACCTTCGATTCTTCCGCCGCCAGCAAGTAATTATTTAACTGTCAGCAGATCATACGAGCTTACAGTACCACAACCAACAGTGGCACAAATCAACGGCCAGGAGATAGTTGAAATTGCGGAATTCGGCAGCCTGCTGGAAGTTAACCATCCGCAACTCCCTTATCGGGTGTTTTTTTATGAAGTGCCTGCAGCAGCCGGCTCCATCGAAGTAACTGTAGAATCCGAGAGTTCTTATGTATTTGAGAGAATTGAGAATATCAGGATTACTCCTAAACCGATATCTGGCGATCAACAAGCAAGCACACCGGTCATGGACCCTTTACTTCCTCCAGTTTATCCGGAAACTCCTTATAAATTCATAGGAATCCAGAATATCGGATGGCATAAAATAGCTGCCGTAGCCCTGATGCCTGTTCAGTATGAAAAAGAAACAAAAAATCTGATTTTCCACCCCGGTTTCAGGATCAAGATCAGTTACTCAGATGCAGCTGCTGCTATGCAGTCCAGTTCCAGACCCTTTAATCAGAATCTTGAAGATACTGCTTCAGAACTGATCCAGAATTATGGAGAAATAAAATTTGATTACCAGAAGCAAGGCATCTCAGGCTATAAGTATCTGATCATCACAACCAATGCCCTGAAATCATACCTGCAGCCCCTGGCAGACTGGAAAACCAAGAAAGGCCAGAAAGCGATTATTAAAACCATCGAAGAAATCGGCGCTGGTACTCCGGATGAGATTCGAACCTGCATTTCAGACTATTACAATGGAGGCAATGGCATCAGCTGGGTACTCCTGGCAGGCGATTACAACGTAGTACCTATGAAAACAATCGTCGCAGCCTGTGACAGCGACACAGTACCCACAGACTATTTCTATGCCAAGGTGACAGGCACCTGGGATGCCAATGGCAATAACAGCCTGGGCTGGGTGCCTGAGGTATATGTCGGACGGCTGTCTGCTTCCTCCACTTCAGACATGCAGACCTTAGTCAACAATATCTTGAACTATGAAAAATCCCCGCCAGCAGGTACCTGGACCTCCAGGGTAGTTCTGGCAGCAGCGTTTTCCAACCATAATCAGGATACTACAGGCAGCAATACCCAGGGCATGCCTAAGACCGACGAAGGCACCATGATGGAGCGGATGATCGCAGACGGATTTTTCAGCGGGCTGACTTATGTCAGGCTTTATCAGCATGGCGACGATGCAGGTCTTGTACCCAGCACATTGACCCACGAAATAGATTTAACTGAAACCAACTTTGTCAGTGCAGTCTCCACAGGGGAAGTCTTCATAGGCTGGGCAGGTCATGGAGGCAATAATTGTGTGGTCTATCGGAAATGGGTCAGCGACACAGATGGCGACAATCTGGAAGAAGCCTCAGGCAATGGCGACATCTATGAATCTGAGGATCACTTTTTTTACACCACTACTGACAATCCCTCAAATGGCAGCAAAAAACCGCTGGTTTATGCTGACTCCTGTAATACTGGGGCCTTTGACTGGTCCAGCGGGGACTGCCTTGGCGAAGCTGTGATCAAAAAGCTGGGGATCGGCTTTGTGGGAGCCAGCCGGATTTCCTATTATTCTCCCGGCTGGTCTCAGCCGTCCAATGGTTATAACCAGACCCATGAATACTATTTTACCAGGGAATTTCTCAACCAGGGAAAATATCAGCCAGGCAAAATGCTTTATGATTCAAAGGTATACTATTCAACCAACATTACAGTTGATAATTATTCAAAGAAAAACTTCCACGTTTACAATCTGCTCGGGGATCCTGAGATCCCGATCTGGACAGCAGCACCAGGCACTTTGACTGTCAGCAAGACGCCTTCGACCCTGTATAGCGGCTCCCCACAGAAGCTGACAGTGGAAGTGACAGGCAGCGGGGCGGTTTCAGGCGCCCTGGTCTGCCTGCTGAAAGGGACAGACGGAGCTGAAGTTTATCTGACGGCATCCACCAATGCTTCAGGCCTGGCCACTTTTGAAATCACTGCAGCTGCCAGCGGGACCGTGAGCGTCACAGTTACCAAGCATAATTACATTCCTTCAGAGACTATAGTCGTGGTGAACCCCAATTCCCCGCCCGGAACTTTCGATCTTCAGACCCCCAATAATAATCAAACCACCAGAACTCCTGCCATAGACTGGCAGGACAGCATCGACCCTGAAGACACTGTGACTTACAATCTGTACATTGACGACAGCAGTAATTTCACATCTATCAATGTCACGAAAACCGGACTTACGTCTTCCTCATATAATGTGCTCTCAGGAGACGGTCTGGTTGAAAATAAAACATATTATTACAAGGTTAAAGCTCTGGACGGAAAAGGCGGGGAAACCTGGTGCAATCAAGCCTATTTTACATTCACAGTGAATGAAGCGAATGAGAACCCGGCAGCCTTCAGTTTAAGCGGCCCAGCCAGCGGAAGCATAATCACCACTACCGGGACATTGAGCTGGCTGGCTGCAGTGGACCCTGATCCGTTCGACAGCGTGACCTATGAACTGATCATCGATAACAACAGCAATTTCACCACACCGGAATTGACCAAAACAAATCTGGCAGGCAACAGTTATACGATCCAGACCGGAGAAATCGGCGACAACACGGTTTACTACTGGAAAGTGATCGCCCATGACGCACATGGGGGCCAGACCACCTCGAACCAGACCGGCTGGCATTTCACGGTCAACAATGCCAACGATCCACCCGGCGCTTTCAGTCTAAGCACTCCTCCCAGCGGAGGTACCATCACTACCACCGGAACATTGAGCTGGGAAGTTGCCCTGGACCCTGATCCAGGCGATAATGTGACCTATGAGCTGATCATAGATGACAACAGTAATTTTGGCTCTCCCGAATTGACCGGAACCAACCTGTCTGCTGTAAGCTATACGATCCTGACCGGAGCAATCAGCGACAATACCACCTATTACTGGAAGGTGATCGCCCGTGACAGCCATGGAGCCCAGCGCACTTCGACCCAGACAGGCTGGTATTTCCATGCCAACAACGCCAATGAACCTCCTGCAGCTTTCAATTTATGCAGCCCGGCGAGCGGGACCACCATCACCACTATCGGAAAATTGAGCTGGGAGGTCGCAATCGACCCTGATCCGGGCGACAGCCTGACCTATGAACTGATGATTGATAATAACAGTGATTTTCTTACACCTGAATTAACTAAAGCCAGTCTGTCAGGCAACAGTTATACTCTCCAAAGCGGAGAAATCACGGGTAATTATACTTATTACTGGAAAGTGATCGCCCACGACAGCCATGGCAGCCAGGTCACTTCGACCCAGACCGGCTGGTATTTCTTTGCCAACACGCCACCCAACCAATTTAATCTAAGCGGCCCTGCCAGCGGGAGCACAATCACCACTACCTGTACATTGAGCTGGGAAGTGACCCTGGACCCTGATCCAGGGGACAGCGTTACTTATGAGCTGATCATCGATAATAACAGCAGTTTCGCCTCGCCGGAATTCTCAAAAATCAACCTGTCGGCAGTCAGCTATACGCTCAATTCAGGAGAAATAAGCGACAACACCGTTTATTACTGGAAAGTGATCGCCCATGACGCACATGGCGGCCAGACCAGTTCAACCCAGACCTGGTATTTCATTGCCAACAACGCCAACGACCCGCCAGCAGCCTTCAATTTAAAAAGCCCTGCCAGCGGAAGTACCATCGCTGCAAATGGCACTTTGAGCTGGGAAGTGACCCTGGACCCTGATCCAGGAGATAATGTGACCTATGAACTGATCATAGATGACAACAGCAGTTTCGCTTCACCTGAATTGATCAAAACAAATCTGTCAGCCTGCAGTTATATACTCCACACTGGAGAAATCAGTGACAGCACCGTTTTTTACTGGAAAGTGATCGCCCATGATGCCCATGCCAGCCAGTCCACTTCAACCCAGACCAGCTGGCATTTCGACATTATTGACAATGACATTCTTCCGCCAGTGATTTCCAATCTGCATGTCACGGAATACCATGGGGACAGCGATGAAATCATAGAAAAGGATGAACAGTACAAAATCTCCTGGTCATTGACAGATGAGACTGGAATCGGCGGCACAACCTGCAAAGTCGACGGCAGTGCCAAAACCTTAGCCGGGAATTACTATGTAGTTGAAAACGCTGCTGCAGTAGGTTTACATGCTTTTACGATCGATGCTGCAGATTCCGATAATTCACCCGCCACTGCTGAGACATCTGCAGGAACATTTGAGATACTGGCAGCTTATCCGTCGGTAGTGAGCGTGTTTCCGGCGGACGGCAGCACAGAAGTGCCTCTCAATTCAGGCATCAACGTGGCTTTTGATGAACCGATCCTGCAGTCCAGCATCAGCTCGACCAGCTTTGCAGTCAAAGATTCCGATCAGCTCACAGTTTCAGGGCAATATACTTACACGAGTGCTGAAAACAAAATCATTTTTATCCCTCAAAATCCGCTCAAAAATCTCGTGACCTATACCGTAACCCTCATCGCAGGGGCCTATGGATTAAAAGACACCAAGAATGACCCGATTGCAGAACAATCCGGATTCAGTTTCATCACAATCACAGACACCATCAAGCCCAGCTCATTTATTACCGCTCCTCTCAGCAACTCAACCCTTAGAGGTTTGGTAAACATTTCAGGAACCGCTTCAGACACAAATTTCAAAAACTACAACCTGTACTTTGGTGCCGGTGCGGAACCTTTAAGCTGGATTTTACTGAAAGGTCCGATCACCAGCCCCTTGCAGAATGAACTTATCTATGTCTGGGATACTGCTGGAAAAAACGGATCGTATGAAATCAAGCTTGCGGTTTTAGATAATTTCACCAATGAATGCATTGCTACAGCCGAAGTATTTCTCGATAATACAGATCCATACATCAACATAACTTCTCCAAACGGCGGAAATGCTTTCACAACCACTGACACAGCTGCAATCCTCTCTGGAACTGCCGGAGACGCAGGTGTCGGGTTGAATCTGATTACAATCAATTCCGACAGCACTAATGAAGGGACTCTGAACGACTGGCATTTCCATGTAGCTCTCAATATCGGAGAAAATATCTTTAAAATCACTGCCTTGGACTTCCTGTCCAATTGCGGATCAGCTGAAATCATCATCAACAGGAAAAACCCGGTAACTTCGATTGATTTTGGAACTTCGGAACTGTACGCACAGCCTGGCGGACAGGTCAATCTGAACCTGATTTCAGTGACCGGAACATATCTTGACAACAGCAAAAAACCTGCAACCTCCTTCTGCTGGGCTGCACAATCTGGTTCTGTGGTCGGCAATATATATGAAGCTCCGCTATCCGGCAGGGATACTCTTGAATGCAGATGCACAGAAGACGGAGGAACAGTTACTAAGCAATTACCTGTGGAAGTCAATGATCCCCCAGGCGCTTTCTCACTGGTCTCACCAGACACTGGAAACAACCTGACCCTTGAGGCAACTTTAACCTGGGCCGCGTCAACAGACCAGGACCATAATGATCATGTATCCTATCAACTGCTGATTTCAGAAAACTCCGGTTTTACCACAACCAGGCTGGATAAGCGCATCGACGGCACCAGCTGCACTTTGCAGCCTGGAGATCTGGAAGACTCTCATACTTATTACTGGAAGGTAATTGCCAATGACAGCCGGGGCTTGAGCATTCAATCCAGGCAGGTTTTCACTTTTTACACGCTCGTTTCCCTGACAGCTCTGGTTCCGTCGAAATCATCAATCGCAGTGATCCCTGATCTGCATTATGATCTGCGGAAAATCAAGGTTAAAGCGCTGTTTTCAAATCTTACATCCATCGAAGTGGCTCTACCCGCATGGAACGTCCGGGCCGGAAGCGGAGAAGTCAGCTGGCCGGTTTTCACAGCTCCCCATAGCACCGGAAATTCAGTTCTGGCATGTGTTTATCAATACAACAGCGTGGAAAAAAGTGTGGAAGTGCCGGTAAACATCTGCCTGGATTCACATTGGGAGATTACTACAGTTGACAGCGCCAACAATTCAGCCAGATGGTCCTCAGTCAGGCTTGACCAAACAGGAAACCCCCATATCTCCTATTGCGACAGCGTTAATAATGATCTGAAATATGCATATTATGACGGGACCTGGCAGATCACAACTTTAGACAGTTCAGGCAATTTAGGCGGATATTATACATCCTTAGCTCTCAGTAATTCCGGTCAGCCCCATCTCAGCTATTTTGACGGCACCAACTATGACTTGAAATATGCATATTATGACGGTACCTGGCATATCACAACTTTAGACAGTAAAGGTATTGTAGGCAGCTATTCCTCAATCGCTCTTGACAGTTCAGGAAACCCTCACATCAGCTACAGTGACAATACTAACGCTCATCTTAAATATGCATATTTCGACGGTACCTGGCAGATTGCAACTGCGGACGGCAGCAGCGGCGTAGGCAGCTATTCCTCATTAGCTCTGGACAGCTCGGGCCAGCCTCACATAAGTTACTACGACAACATTAACGCTGATCTTAAATATGCATATTTCAACGGCACCTGGCATGTTACAGCAGTCGACAGTGCGGGAAATGTAGGCACCTATTCCTCAATAGCTCTGAACAGCTCCGGACAGCCTCGGATAAGTTACTATGACAGCACAAACGCTGATCTTAAATATGCATATTATGACGGTACCTGGCATATCTCAACTGTAGACAGCACAGGTGATGTAGGCAGCTATTCATCAATAGCTCTGAACAGCTCCGGACAGCCTCAGATAAGTTACTATGACAGTACAAACGCTGATCTTAAATATGCATATTTTGACGGCCAATGGTTTATCACAACAATAGACAGCTTTGGGAATGTCGGATCTGATACTTCCATCACTCTTACTGCCGCCGGCCAGCCCTGCATCAGTTATTCGGATTTTACAAATTTACACTTGAAATATGCTGACTGGGTTCCGTCAGATGCCCAAATCATCAAGTCAATCAGCCTTTCTTCTTCAGAAATCTGGCTTACAGCAGGCGAGCGTTTTAACCTGGAAAACGTCTCTGTGAGAGCGCTTTACACAAATCGGGCGACCGGGGAAATTGAAATTCCCTTATGGAGTATTAAAAGCGGGAATGGGACTATAGACGGCACTGAGTATATTGCTCCAGGTGTAAATGGCAATGCCTTACTTACCTGCCAATCTGTCGAAGATGGAATCACAAAAGAAGCGGACCTGACTCTGCACATGGCGAGACAATTGGGAAGCATCAGCCTGTCAGTCAGTGAAATCAAGGTACTTGCGGACAGCACTTATAATTTAAGCTCAATCAGGACTGTTGCAAGTTTTGCAAACGGAATTACCGCAGAAGTGACTCCGACCTGGAATCTGAAAAGCGGCGGCGGGATTCTGTCAGGTACAGTTTTCACTGCACCTTCTACTGCAGGAACAGGCGAATTGACATGCACATATTGCGAAAACGGTGTTACAAAAATCAGCGGACTTGCCATATCTACACGATTAGCACAATTGCTGACATGTATTACCTTGTCTCCAAGCTCAGTCACTGTTGTGACAGGGACATGTTACAGTCTTTCAAACATTTCAGTTACAGCAGCATATTCCAATGGAACTACAGGAGAAATCTCGCCGGTCTGGAGTCTGGCACGCGGAAGCGGAGATGTGAGCGGCAACCTGTTTACAACTGCGGTTTCCACAGGCGAAACCGTCCTGAGATGCCGGTATGGCGAATTAGGGATCACCAAGGAAACTGAGTTGAATCTTCACATTGTGAGGCAATTAGGCAGCATCAGTTTATCTCCTGACTGGATTGGAGTGGAAAGTAAAGGAACGTACAATCTCTCATCCATCAAAGCTATAGCTGTATACACAAATGGAACCACCTCCGAAGCCTTCGGTAAAACATGGGCTGTGAAAAGCGGCGGTGGAAGTATCTCGGGCAGCACATATACTGCACCAGAAGGCGGTAACCCGGTTTTAACCTGCTCTTACAGCGAAAACCTTATCACTGCCAGTCAGGATCTTACTGTTAATCTGATTCCAGTTATCTCCATATCTTTAAATGTTGCTGCAGCCACTGTGATCATCACTGACACTTTTAACCTTGGAATTATAAAGACTATCGCTACTTACGCTGACGGCGGCACTTCCGAAGTAGACGGCATCAGCTGGACTGTAAAAGGCGGGGACGGTACTCTAATTGAAAATTCATTCACTGCTTCCATGATCTTGGGAACCACTGAACTGACCGCAACCTATTTTTCGAATGGAACCACCTTCAGTGCGGACCTTATGATCATCATAAAAGCCGGTGATTCATGGGAATCCGACAATGATTACAGTCATGCCAGCCTCATTTCGTCAGGCACTGTATCCAGCCACCACTCTATTAAACCCTCTGGAGATAGAGACTGGGTTAAATTCCACATCCAGAACAACGCGAAAACCGTGGAGATTTTTACAACCGGTGAAGCTGGCGGAGATACCAGTATCCAGCTTTACTCGGACCCGAATGCTTCTGCGATTGCTGCATCTGACGATCTCAGTCTGACCAACCACTATTCCAGGATAATCCGTAACAATCTGCCTGCCGGGATTTATTATTTACAGGTGAAGGGGTTCGGGACTGCAGAAATTGAAGACTATTCCATTGTATTAAATCTGATTGAAGGGACTGTGACAAATACTCCGCCTTCAATCCTTGAAATCTCCGAAACCGGTTCCAGCGGTGAGATCACGATTTCCTATCTGTTAAAAGACAATGAAAGTGATGTTTGTACTTTGGCGGTAGATTTCTCGCTGGATTGCGGGCTCACATGGACACCATGCGCTGTTGGCAATAGCGGGAATTTGAATGGTCTTGCAACAAGCAAGACCGGTGTAGAGCATTCCTTTATCTGGTCTTCCACCCCGAATTTCCACAGCAATCAGAGCAGTGTACTGCTGAGACTGCTGGCTAATGATGGAAGAAATGACAGCTTTTACGCCCAATATGATGCAGGTCAGATCAATAATGCAGCTCAAGCTTTTTCCGTCAATGGTACTGTCACATCCGGAAGCTCAGCTCAAATCACAATCTGGCAGAATGGTTTGAAATTGATGGAAGGAGCGGTTGATGTTAATGGCAGTTACTCTTTCAATGGACTGGGGAATGGAAATTATAAAATCATTGTCTTCAAAGACGGTTATTACCCTGGCAGCAGAGAAGTGACAGTATCTGGAGCATCAGTTTCCGGCCTGACTGTTACACTCCCGGCAATACCCCCGGTTACGCTTTCCAACATTGTAATGGTGGTTTACGGTAATGCCGCGACTGACCGTGATGGTGACGGAGTTTCCGAGCCTGTAACAACAGGAGATGTGATCACTGCAAAAGATCCGGGTGGAGGGATCTGCGCCAAATTCATAGTCACCGAGTCAGGCAAGTATGGAACCATGAATATCTATGGCGACAGCACAGCGACTCCTTCAATTGATGAAGGTTGCCAAAACGGCGATCTCGTACAATTTTATATCAACAATTCACTTGTGATTCAAACCACTTCATTTGCAGCAGGCCAGGTAGTAAAGCTGGATCTGGAGTATCTTAATACGATTACCAGTTCAATTGCCCTGAAACAGGGCTGGAATCTGATTTCATTTGGAATTCAACCGATAAGTCCTACCATAGAAGTGATATTTTCCAATCTCCCCTCAATGAAATATGTGATGGGATTTTTCAGAATTCCTCAGGATGAAGGGGCCGAAGGATTCCGCACCTACATGAATCTGGAAGGCCTGAAAGACTTCTCGACCCTGAAGCGCATGGATGGTTATCATGGATACTGGGTGTATATGAATAATGATTCCACGCTTACTGTTACAGGAAATGCCATCAATGATGGATCTGAGCGGAATCTAAGTTCAGGCTGGAATCTTGCAGGTTACTGGATGAATGGCAGCAACCCTGTCCCTGCAAGCCAGACTCAATCCGGCACTGTAATAGACTGTATTTTCAACAGCACCCCGATCACCGGCAAGGCTAGATTCATCATGGGATTTTATCGTAATACCATTGATGGCGAGGGTGAAGGATTCAGGACTTTCATGAACAACAGCGCCATCGAGTTCAGCACTCTGAAAAATCTTGATCCGCATTGTGGTTACTGGATTTATATGGAAAGCGATGGAATCCTGAAATACAGTTACCGTTCAAATTGA